A region from the Streptomyces tsukubensis genome encodes:
- a CDS encoding alkaline phosphatase D family protein, whose product MPRQPGSTGGGPVSRPSSTAHPDELRAAARQLLRRHPGATASPGAGERPGVGRRGLLTGAGAAAVLAFATGLPGSAHAAAADPARIKTDPFTLGVASGDPLPGSVLLWTRLAPRPYETGRGLPRGSYAVGWEIAEDDRFARPVRRGSATAHPEFDHSLHVEVTGLEPARVYFYRFRTGKWISPVGRTRTAPDPGARVRELRIALASCQAYHDGYFTAHAHLAEEELDAVFHLGDYLYEYPVGAGGGARAYRDRRLPGRFDRETRTLAEYRLRYGLYKSDPDLRAVHAAHPFVLTWDDHETENNYAGRNPENSVRPEDFLLRRAAAYRAYWENQPLRLPQRPKGPDMRLYRRLHFGRLAQFDVLDTRQYRSDQAYGDGWQRPGPKSEAPRRTMLGATQERWLIDGWHASTARWNLLPQQVTFARRRDAPGPGHKVSMDSWDGYPAARGRVLAGAEAAGIRNLVVLTGDVHVAYGFDLKRDWDDPGARTVGTEIATTSISSGRNGAARPSNWSRLFEANPHLRFYDGRRGYTVLTLREHTARADFRAVPAVTVPGASVLTAGSLLMIAGNPGLRPA is encoded by the coding sequence ATGCCCCGGCAGCCCGGGTCCACCGGAGGGGGTCCTGTGAGCCGACCGTCCAGTACCGCACACCCCGACGAACTCCGGGCCGCCGCCCGGCAGCTCCTCCGCCGCCATCCCGGCGCGACCGCGTCCCCCGGCGCCGGGGAACGCCCGGGCGTCGGCCGCCGCGGGCTCCTCACCGGCGCCGGGGCCGCCGCCGTCCTCGCCTTCGCCACCGGTCTGCCCGGCAGCGCCCACGCCGCCGCCGCGGACCCGGCCCGGATCAAAACCGATCCGTTCACCCTCGGTGTGGCGTCCGGCGATCCGCTGCCCGGCTCCGTCCTGCTCTGGACCCGCCTCGCGCCGCGCCCGTACGAAACGGGCCGCGGACTGCCGCGCGGCAGCTACGCCGTCGGCTGGGAGATCGCGGAGGACGACCGCTTCGCCCGGCCCGTGCGGCGCGGATCGGCCACCGCGCACCCGGAGTTCGACCACAGCCTCCATGTGGAGGTCACCGGTCTCGAACCCGCCCGCGTCTACTTCTACCGTTTCCGCACCGGGAAGTGGATCAGCCCCGTGGGCCGGACCCGCACCGCCCCGGATCCCGGCGCCCGGGTCCGGGAGCTGAGGATCGCCCTCGCCTCCTGCCAGGCGTACCACGACGGCTACTTCACCGCCCACGCCCATCTCGCCGAGGAGGAACTCGACGCCGTGTTCCACCTCGGGGACTATCTGTACGAGTACCCCGTCGGCGCCGGCGGGGGCGCCCGCGCCTACCGCGACCGCAGGCTCCCCGGGCGTTTCGACCGGGAGACCCGCACCCTCGCCGAGTACCGGCTCCGCTACGGCCTCTACAAATCGGACCCCGATCTGCGGGCCGTGCACGCCGCCCACCCCTTCGTCCTGACCTGGGACGACCACGAGACCGAGAACAACTACGCGGGCCGCAACCCCGAGAACAGCGTCCGGCCCGAGGACTTCCTGCTGCGGCGGGCCGCCGCGTACCGCGCGTACTGGGAGAACCAGCCGCTGCGGCTGCCGCAGCGGCCGAAGGGCCCGGACATGAGGCTCTACCGTCGGCTGCACTTCGGGCGGCTCGCCCAGTTCGATGTGCTCGACACCCGCCAGTACCGCTCCGACCAGGCGTACGGCGACGGCTGGCAGCGGCCCGGCCCCAAGTCCGAGGCGCCCCGGCGCACGATGCTCGGTGCCACGCAGGAGCGGTGGCTGATCGACGGCTGGCATGCCTCCACCGCCCGCTGGAACCTGCTGCCGCAGCAGGTCACCTTCGCCCGGCGGCGCGATGCCCCCGGCCCCGGCCACAAGGTGAGCATGGACTCGTGGGACGGCTATCCGGCCGCCCGGGGGCGGGTGCTGGCGGGTGCGGAGGCCGCCGGGATCCGCAATCTGGTCGTGCTGACCGGCGATGTGCATGTGGCGTACGGGTTCGACCTCAAGCGCGACTGGGACGATCCGGGCGCCCGGACCGTCGGCACCGAGATCGCCACCACGTCGATCAGCAGCGGCCGCAACGGAGCGGCCCGGCCGTCGAACTGGTCCCGTCTCTTCGAGGCCAACCCCCATCTGCGGTTCTACGACGGGCGGCGCGGCTACACGGTCCTGACCCTGCGGGAGCACACGGCCCGCGCGGACTTCCGCGCGGTGCCCGCCGTGACCGTACCGGGCGCGTCCGTCCTGACCGCGGGCTCCCTGCTGATGATCGCGGGCAACCCGGGCCTCCGTCCGGCCTGA
- a CDS encoding SDR family oxidoreductase translates to MSTRQSRIAVVTGAGSGIGRSVAVEPAGAGRPVVAAGRREDALERTASLTDGNVRCVPTDVTSPTDMTMLFDRVVADFNRVELLFNNAGGSGPSGAAFPELAYEELAAGC, encoded by the coding sequence ATGAGCACGCGGCAGTCGAGGATCGCGGTGGTGACGGGCGCGGGTTCGGGTATCGGCCGGAGTGTCGCGGTGGAGCCGGCCGGAGCGGGCCGGCCGGTCGTGGCAGCGGGCCGGCGGGAGGACGCACTGGAGCGGACGGCGTCACTGACGGACGGGAACGTACGGTGCGTGCCCACGGATGTAACCTCACCGACCGATATGACCATGCTTTTTGATCGAGTTGTGGCGGATTTCAACCGTGTCGAGCTGCTGTTCAACAACGCGGGTGGATCCGGACCATCCGGAGCGGCCTTTCCCGAACTCGCGTACGAGGAACTGGCAGCGGGTTGTTGA
- a CDS encoding MazG-like family protein: protein MKDAPDAAVWPTVDRLCAWLDAAAERPAEQELLLRVLKLSEEVGETAQAVIGASGQNPRKGYSHTWRDVESELCDVVLTAMVALRTLTPDAESVFTEHVRKVARRSLGPAPGTAPRTAPDPGPATAG from the coding sequence ATGAAAGACGCCCCCGATGCCGCCGTCTGGCCCACGGTCGACAGGCTGTGCGCTTGGCTCGACGCCGCCGCCGAACGCCCGGCGGAGCAGGAACTGCTGCTGCGCGTACTGAAACTCTCCGAGGAGGTCGGGGAGACGGCACAGGCCGTCATCGGGGCCTCGGGCCAGAATCCGCGCAAGGGCTACTCCCACACCTGGCGCGATGTGGAGTCCGAGCTGTGCGATGTGGTCCTCACCGCGATGGTGGCGCTGCGGACGCTGACCCCGGACGCGGAGAGCGTCTTCACGGAGCATGTACGGAAGGTGGCGCGGCGGTCCCTGGGCCCGGCCCCCGGCACGGCACCGCGCACCGCACCGGACCCGGGGCCCGCCACCGCAGGCTGA